DNA from bacterium:
AAAATGGGTAGAAGAGGCAATCGAGTCTTCGGGTGCGAGCAGCCCGGGAGATGTCGGGCGGGTGATGGGTGCCCTCATGAAAGCCCACAAGGGCAAGATCGACGGCGCCCTGGCCCGACAGATTGCTGCGGACCTGCTGGCCGATCCACCCGCCTGATCAATCGGGGTTGACAATCGACCTGTCGCCGAATGATCATTCGATTTCTGAAAGGAAATCCGGATGTTCGACGACCGAGACCGAAAAATCCTGTCGATTCTACAGTCCAATGCTCGTACTTCGAACGCCGAGATCGCCCGCCGCATCGGCATGGCCGCTTCGGCGGTTCTGGAGCGGATCCGCAAGCTGGAGGCTCGCGGTGCGATTCAGGGCTACGAAGCCCGGGTCAATCCCCAGAACCTGGGTCTGGGCCTGACGGCTTTCGCCTTCGTGACCGCACTGGAACCGCTCAGCGAGATGAAGTCGGGCGAGGCACTGTGCCAGATCCCGGAAATCCAGGAAGTCCACTACATCGCCGGAGAAGACTGTTATCTGGTCAAGATTCGCGTAGCCGACCCCGAAGCTCTCGGTCGGCTGATTCGAGAAAAGATTGGCGCCATCCCCGGGATGCACCGCACTCGCAGCACCATGGTCTTGACCACGCTGAAAGACGGAATGTCCCTGCCCCTTTAGGAGTCTCTGCGACCCGACTCGCGAGATCGAGCCAGTGATCTCCGGGGTGCGAAACGCTTTCCGAAGTGAGCCTCAGGAGCGGACGCGATGAATCCGCAAGCGCCGAATGCGCCGCGCGGAAGCATCGACGACCTCGAGGCGGATGCCTTTTTCGAGCTCGACGAATTCGCCGACCGCGAGCATGCGTCCGCTCTTCGAAAGAGCGATGCCCGCAACCGTGGACCAGCTCTCGCTCTCCGGCAGGCTCAAGCCCATGGCCCGGT
Protein-coding regions in this window:
- a CDS encoding Lrp/AsnC family transcriptional regulator, encoding MFDDRDRKILSILQSNARTSNAEIARRIGMAASAVLERIRKLEARGAIQGYEARVNPQNLGLGLTAFAFVTALEPLSEMKSGEALCQIPEIQEVHYIAGEDCYLVKIRVADPEALGRLIREKIGAIPGMHRTRSTMVLTTLKDGMSLPL